One window of the Canis aureus isolate CA01 chromosome 1, VMU_Caureus_v.1.0, whole genome shotgun sequence genome contains the following:
- the ZFP36 gene encoding mRNA decay activator protein ZFP36: MDRATMDLSAIYKSLLSLSPDMPSDHGDTESIPGWPPSGLWSPSSPERSRVGISGRLPGRSTSLVESPSCGWVPPPPGFAPLAPRPGPELSPSPTSPTATPTTSSRYKTELCRTFSESGRCRYGAKCQFAHGLGELRQASRHPKYKTELCHKFYLQGGCPYGSRCHFIHNPSEDLAAPGHPHVLRQSISFSGLPSGRRPSPPPAGLAGPSLSSCSFSPSSSPPPPPGDLPLSPSAFSAAPGTPVARRDPTTVCCPSCRRATPSSVWGPLGGLARSPSAQSLGSDPEEYASSGSSLGGSDSPVFEAGIFGPPQPPAAPRRLPIFNRISVSE, from the exons ATGGATCGCGCCACCATGGACCTCTCCGCCATCTACAAG AGCCTCCTGTCGCTGAGCCCTGACATGCCATCTGACCACGGAGACACGGAGTCCATCCCAGGCTGGCCCCCCTCCGGGCTCTGGAGCCCCAGCTCACCCGAGAGGAGCCGGGTTGGGATCAGTGGCCGCCTGCCTGGCCGCTCCACCAGCCTGGTGGAGAGTCCAAGCTGTGGCTGGGTGCCACCACCCCCGGGTTTCGCACCCCTGGCTCCCCGCCCAGGCCCTGAACTGTCGCCTTCACCCACCTCACCTACTGCGACTCCCACCACCTCATCTCGGTACAAGACCGAGCTGTGTCGGACCTTCTCCGAGAGTGGGCGCTGCCGCTACGGGGCTAAGTGCCAGTTTGCCCACGGGCTGGGCGAGCTGCGCCAGGCCAGCCGCCACCCCAAGTACAAGACCGAACTCTGCCACAAGTTCTACCTCCAGGGCGGCTGCCCCTACGGCTCACGCTGCCACTTCATCCACAACCCCAGCGAAGATCTGGCTGCCCCGGGCCACCCTCATGTGCTGCGCCAGAGCATCAGCTTCTCGGGCCTGCCCTCCGGCCGCCGACCGTCACCACCACCAGCAGGCCTGGCAGGCCCTTCCCTgtcctcctgctccttctctccctccagctccccACCACCGCCACCTGGGGACCTTCCACTTTcaccctctgccttctctgcTGCCCCTGGGACCCCGGTGGCCCGAAGGGACCCCACCACAGTCTGTTGCCCCTCCTGCCGAAGGGCTACCCCCAGTAGCGTCTGGGGGCCCTTGGGTGGCCTGGCTCGGAGCCCCTCTGCACAGTCCCTGGGATCTGATCCTGAAGAATATgccagcagcggcagcagccTAGGGGGATCCGACTCGCCTGTCTTCGAGGCTGGGATTTTTGGGCCACCCCAGCCACCTGCAGCCCCCCGGCGACTCCCCATCTTCAACCGCATCTCTGTTTCTGAGTGA
- the MED29 gene encoding mediator of RNA polymerase II transcription subunit 29 isoform X3 → MAASQQQAAAASSAAGVSGPGSSGGPGPQQQPQPPAQLVGPAQSGLLQQQQQDFDPVQRYKMLIPQLKESLQTLMKVAAQNLIQNTNIDNGQKSSDGPIQRFDKCLEEFYALCDQLELCLPASPSACYSLTACPTRSTWQSSKPRLPVPRTFTPLCWTVPTRSRARRRHHLQALGAPCELAGLGVGQAPGEGDREGMKSDLKAACLRLFFPPEFCGPSQQGAAEASRGRAGRGLASPGSLLCCPVLPSPGCTLDPPLMTSYRARPQPAWAKSPDLPLSLSLS, encoded by the exons ATGGCTGCGTCCCAGCAGCAAGCTGCCGCTGCTTCGTCTGCCGCGGGTGTGTCGGGTCCGGGTTCGTCTGGTGGCCCGGGTCCGCAACAGCAGCCGCAACCACCAGCACAGTTGGTGGGGCCTGCCCAGAGCGGGCTTCTGCAGCAACAGCAACAGGACTTCGATCCAGTGCAGCGTTACAAGATGCTCATCCCGCAGTTGAAGGAGAGTCTACAG accTTGATGAAGGTCGCCGCCCAGAACTTGATTCAGAACACTAACATTGACAACGGCCA AAAGAGCAGTGATGGACCCATACAGCGCTTTGACAAGTGTCTGGAGGAGTTCTACGCACTCTGTGACCAGCTGGAGCTCTGCCTG cctgcctctccctctgcctgc TACAGCCTGACAGCCTGCCCTACCCGCAGTACCTGGCAGTCATCAAAGCCCAGATTGCCTGTGCCAAGGACATTCACACCGCTCTGCTGGACTGTGCCAACAAGGTCACGGGCAAGACGCCGGCACCACCTACAGGCCCTGGGGGCACCCTGTGAGCTGGCAGGGCTGGGAGTGGGGCAGGCCCCgggggaaggggacagggagggaaTGAAGAGTGACCTCAAAGCAGCCTGTCTCCGACTTTTCTTCCCGCCTGAGTTCTGTGGCCCGAgccagcagggggcagcagaggccAGCAGGGGGCGCGCAGGGCGGGGCCTTGCTTCCCCTGGCAGCCTGCTGTGCTGTCCTGTCCTGCCGAGCCCAGGATGCACTTTGGACCCCCCATTGATGACCTCTTACAGGGCTCGCCCCCAGCCTGCCTGGGCAAAGAGCCCTgacctgcctctctccctcagtcTTTCCTGA
- the MED29 gene encoding mediator of RNA polymerase II transcription subunit 29 isoform X2, producing the protein MAASQQQAAAASSAAGVSGPGSSGGPGPQQQPQPPAQLVGPAQSGLLQQQQQDFDPVQRYKMLIPQLKESLQTLMKVAAQNLIQNTNIDNGQKSSDGPIQRFDKCLEEFYALCDQLELCLRLAHECLSQSCDSAKHSPTLVPTATKPDAVQPDSLPYPQYLAVIKAQIACAKDIHTALLDCANKVTGKTPAPPTGPGGTL; encoded by the exons ATGGCTGCGTCCCAGCAGCAAGCTGCCGCTGCTTCGTCTGCCGCGGGTGTGTCGGGTCCGGGTTCGTCTGGTGGCCCGGGTCCGCAACAGCAGCCGCAACCACCAGCACAGTTGGTGGGGCCTGCCCAGAGCGGGCTTCTGCAGCAACAGCAACAGGACTTCGATCCAGTGCAGCGTTACAAGATGCTCATCCCGCAGTTGAAGGAGAGTCTACAG accTTGATGAAGGTCGCCGCCCAGAACTTGATTCAGAACACTAACATTGACAACGGCCA AAAGAGCAGTGATGGACCCATACAGCGCTTTGACAAGTGTCTGGAGGAGTTCTACGCACTCTGTGACCAGCTGGAGCTCTGCCTG CGCCTGGCACATGAGTGCCTGTCTCAGAGTTGCGACAGTGCCAAGCATTCGCCAACTCTGGTGCCCACGGCCACCAAACCAGATGCAGTACAGCCTGACAGCCTGCCCTACCCGCAGTACCTGGCAGTCATCAAAGCCCAGATTGCCTGTGCCAAGGACATTCACACCGCTCTGCTGGACTGTGCCAACAAGGTCACGGGCAAGACGCCGGCACCACCTACAGGCCCTGGGGGCACCCTGTGA
- the MED29 gene encoding mediator of RNA polymerase II transcription subunit 29 isoform X1 — protein sequence MAASQQQAAAASSAAGVSGPGSSGGPGPQQQPQPPAQLVGPAQSGLLQQQQQDFDPVQRYKMLIPQLKESLQTLMKVAAQNLIQNTNIDNGQKSSDGPIQRFDKCLEEFYALCDQLELCLEYTSGCQVKDGLEEPRVEAGSPRSHQDRIQRLAHECLSQSCDSAKHSPTLVPTATKPDAVQPDSLPYPQYLAVIKAQIACAKDIHTALLDCANKVTGKTPAPPTGPGGTL from the exons ATGGCTGCGTCCCAGCAGCAAGCTGCCGCTGCTTCGTCTGCCGCGGGTGTGTCGGGTCCGGGTTCGTCTGGTGGCCCGGGTCCGCAACAGCAGCCGCAACCACCAGCACAGTTGGTGGGGCCTGCCCAGAGCGGGCTTCTGCAGCAACAGCAACAGGACTTCGATCCAGTGCAGCGTTACAAGATGCTCATCCCGCAGTTGAAGGAGAGTCTACAG accTTGATGAAGGTCGCCGCCCAGAACTTGATTCAGAACACTAACATTGACAACGGCCA AAAGAGCAGTGATGGACCCATACAGCGCTTTGACAAGTGTCTGGAGGAGTTCTACGCACTCTGTGACCAGCTGGAGCTCTGCCTG GAATATACTTCTGGCTGCCAAGTGAAGGATGGGTTAGAGGAGCCAAGagtggaggctggaagcccaaggaGCCACCAGGACAGGATTCAG CGCCTGGCACATGAGTGCCTGTCTCAGAGTTGCGACAGTGCCAAGCATTCGCCAACTCTGGTGCCCACGGCCACCAAACCAGATGCAGTACAGCCTGACAGCCTGCCCTACCCGCAGTACCTGGCAGTCATCAAAGCCCAGATTGCCTGTGCCAAGGACATTCACACCGCTCTGCTGGACTGTGCCAACAAGGTCACGGGCAAGACGCCGGCACCACCTACAGGCCCTGGGGGCACCCTGTGA
- the PAF1 gene encoding RNA polymerase II-associated factor 1 homolog, translating to MAPTIQTQAQREDGHRPNSHRTLPERSGVVCRVKYCNSLPDIPFDPKFITYPFDQNRFVQYKATSLEKQHKHDLLTEPDLGVTIDLINPDTYRIDPNVLLDPADEKLLEEEIQAPTSSKRSQQHAKVVPWMRKTEYISTEFNRYGISNEKPEVKIGVSVKQQFTEEEIYKDRDSQITAIEKTFEDAQKSISQHYSKPRVTPVEVMPVFPDFKMWINPCAQVIFDSDPAPKDTSGAAALEMMSQAMIRGMMDEEGNQFVAYFLPVEETLKKRKRDQEEEMDYAPDDVYDYKIAREYNWNVKNKASKGYEENYFFIFREGDGVYYNELETRVRLSKRRAKAGVQSGTNALLVVKHRDMNEKELEAQEARKAQLENHEPEEEEEEEMETEEKEAGGSDEEREKGSSSEKEGSEDERSGSESEREEGDRDEASDKSGSGEDESSEDEARAARDKEEIFGSDADSEDDADSDDEDRGQARGSDNDSDSGSDGGGQRSRSRSASPFPSGSEHSAQEDGSEAAASDSSEADSDSD from the exons ATGGCGCCCACCATTCAGACTCAGGCCCAGCGGGAGGATGGCCACAG GCCCAATTCTCACCGGACTCTGCCGGAGAG GTCCGGAGTGGTCTGCCGAGTCAAGTACTGCAACAGCCTCCCTGACATCCCCTTCGACCCGAAGTTCATCACCTACCCCTTTGACCAGAACAG GTTTGTCCAGTATAAAGCGACTTCCTTGGAAAAACAACACAAGCACGACCTCCTCACTGAGCCAGACCTGGGGGTCACCATTGACCTTATCAACCCGGATACCTACCGCATCGACCCCAATG TACTCCTCGATCCCGCTGATGAGAAGCTTTTGGAAGAAGAGATTCAGGCCCCTACAAGCTCCAAAAG ATCCCAGCAGCATGCGAAGGTGGTGCCATGGATGCGGAAGACTGAGTACATCTCCACTGAGTTCAACCGTTATGGCATCTCCAATGAGAAGCCTGAGGTCAA GATTGGGGTTTCTGTGAAGCAACAGTTCACGGAGGAAGAAATCTACAAAGACAGGGATAGCCAGATCACAGCTATTGAGAAAACTTTTGAAGATGCCCAGAAGTCG ATCTCCCAGCATTACAGCAAGCCCCGAGTGACACCGGTGGAGGTCATGCCTGTCTTCCCAGACTTTAAG ATGTGGATCAACCCATGTGCTCAGGTCATTTTTGACTCAGACCCAGCCCCCAAGGACACGAGTGGTGCAGCTGCATTGGAGATGATGTCTCAGGCCATGATCAG AGGCATGATGGATGAGGAAGGGAACCAGTTTGTGGCTTATTTCCTGCCTGTGGAGGAGACACTGAAGAAACGAAAGCGGGACCAGGAGGAGGAAATGGACTATGCACCGGATGATGT GTATGACTACAAGATTGCCCGGGAGTACAACTGGAATGTGAAGAACAAAGCTAGCAAGGGCTATGAGGAGAACTACTTCTTCATCTTCCGGGAGGGTGATGGGGTTTACTACAATGAATTGGAGACCAG GGTCCGCCTGAGTAAACGCCGGGCAAAGGCTGGGGTTCAGTCCGGTACTAATGCCCTGCTTGTGGTCAAACACCGGGACATGAATGAGAAGGAATTAGAAGCCCAG GAGGCACGGAAGGCCCAGTTGGAGAACCACGAACccgaagaagaagaggaagaagagatggaGACGGAAGAGAAAGAAGCTGGGGGCTCAG atgaggaacgcGAGAAAGGCAGCAGCAGTGAGAAGGAAGGCAGTGAGGATGAGCGCTCAGGCAGTGAGAGTGAACGCGAAGAGGGTGACAGGGACGAGGCGAGTGACAAGAGTGGTAGCGGCGAGGATGAGAGCAGTGAAGATGAGGCCCGGGCTGCTAGGGACAAAGAGGAGATCTTTGGCAGTGATGCAGATTCAGAAGACGATGCGGATTCTGATGACGAGGACAGAGGCCAAGCCCGTGGCAGTGACAACGATTCGGACAGTGGCAGTGATGGGGGTGGCCAGCGGAGCCGGAGCCGCAGCGCCAGTCCCTTCCCCAGTGGCAGTGAGCACTCCGCCCAAGAGGATGGCAGTGAAGCTGCAGCTTCTGATTCCAGTGAAGCTGACAGTGACAGTGACTGA